The following nucleotide sequence is from Saccharothrix texasensis.
CGGCCGCTGGTGGAGCACGACCGCGCGCACCGCGTCACGTTCGCCGACACCCGTTCCCGGCCCGCCTCGGTGGTCACCAGCCCGGAGTGGTCCGGCGACGAGTCCGGTGGACGCCGCTACTCGCCGTTCACCATCAACGTCGAGCGGTTCAAGCCGTGGCACACCCTCACCGGCCGCCAGCACTTCTTCCTCGACCACGACTGGGTCGCCGAGATCGGCGAGCAACTGCCCGTCTACCGGCCGCCGCTGGACCTGCACCGGCTCTTCGGCGAACCACGCCTGGGACCGAACGGCCCCGAGGTGACCGTCCGGTACCTGACGCCGCACTCCAAGTGGTCGATCCACTCCGAGTACCAGGACAACCCGATCATGCAGACGCTCTCGCGCGGCGGGCCCGCGTTCTGGGTCAGCCCCGCCGACGCCGCCGCCATCGGCGTGTCGGACAACGACTGGGTGGAGGCGGTCAACCGCAACGGCGTGGTCGTCGGGCGCGCCATCGTGTCCCACCGGATGCCCACCGGCACCGTTTTCCTCTACCACGCGCAGGAACGCACGGTGAACGTGCCCAAGAGCGAGACCACCGGCAAGCGCGGCGGCATCCACAACTCGCTCACCCGCCTGCAGATCAAGCCGACCCACCTCATCGGCGGGTACGCCCAGCTCAGCTTCGCCCTGAACTACTACGGCCCCACCGGCAACCAGCGCGACGAGGTGACCGTGCTGCGCCGGCGCGGGCAGGAGGTGCGGTACTGATGCGTGTGATGGCGCAGCTGGCCATGGTGATGAACCTGGACAAGTGCATCGGGTGCCACACCTGCTCGGTCACGTGCAAGCAGACGTGGACCAACCGCGACGGCGTCGAGTACGCGTGGTTCAACAACGTGGAGACCAAGCCCGGCCAGGGCTACCCGCGCCGCTACGAGGACCAGGAGCGCTGGCGCGGCGGGTGGGAGCTGCGGCGGGGCAAGCTCGTCCCGGCCGCCGGAGGGCGGTTGCGGCGGTTGGCGAACCTGTTCGCCAACCCGGAGATGCCGGCGCTGGAGGACTACTACGAGCCGTGGACCTACGACTACCGCACCCTCACCGACGCGCCGCTGGGCGACGACACGCCCGTGGCCCGGCCGGTGTCCGCGATCACCGGCGAGCCGACCTCCGTGCGGTGGGGCCCGAACTGGGAGGACAGCCTGGGCGGCGCGCCCGAGCACGCGCGGGCCGACCCGATGGTGCAGCGCCTGGGCCAGGAGATCAGGCTGGAGTTCGAGCAGTCGTTCATGTTCTACCTGCCGCGCATCTGCGAGCACTGCCTCAACCCGTCGTGCGTGGCCTCGTGCCCGTCCGGCGCGATGTACAAGCGGTCCGAGGACGGCATCGTGCTGGTGGACCAGGACCGCTGCCGGGGCTGGCGGATGTGCGTGTCGGGGTGCCCGTACAAGAAGGTGTACTTCAACCACCGCACCGGCAAGGCCGAGAAGTGCACGTTCTGCTACCCCCGGCTGGAGGTCGGGCTGCCGACCGTGTGCGCGGAGACGTGCGTCGGGCGGCTGCGCTACATCGGGGTGCTGCTCTACGACGCCGACCGGGTCGGCGAGGCGGCGAGCGAACCGGACGAGCAGCGGCTCTACCAGGCCCAGCTGGGCGTCTTCCTGGACCCGCACGACCCCGAGGTGGTGCGCGCGGCCGAACGGGCGGGCGTGCCGCACGACTGGATCACCGCCGCCCAGCGCTCCCCCGTGCACTCGCTGATCACCCGCTACCGGGTGGCGCTGCCCCTGCACCCGGAGTACCGCACCATGCCGATGGTCTGGTACATCCCGCCGCTGTCGCCGGTGGTCGACGCGCTGGCCGGCACCGGGTTCGACGGCGAGGAGGCGGGCAACCTGTTCGGCGCGATCGACGCGCTGCGCATCCCGCTGGACTACCT
It contains:
- the narH gene encoding nitrate reductase subunit beta, with the translated sequence MRVMAQLAMVMNLDKCIGCHTCSVTCKQTWTNRDGVEYAWFNNVETKPGQGYPRRYEDQERWRGGWELRRGKLVPAAGGRLRRLANLFANPEMPALEDYYEPWTYDYRTLTDAPLGDDTPVARPVSAITGEPTSVRWGPNWEDSLGGAPEHARADPMVQRLGQEIRLEFEQSFMFYLPRICEHCLNPSCVASCPSGAMYKRSEDGIVLVDQDRCRGWRMCVSGCPYKKVYFNHRTGKAEKCTFCYPRLEVGLPTVCAETCVGRLRYIGVLLYDADRVGEAASEPDEQRLYQAQLGVFLDPHDPEVVRAAERAGVPHDWITAAQRSPVHSLITRYRVALPLHPEYRTMPMVWYIPPLSPVVDALAGTGFDGEEAGNLFGAIDALRIPLDYLAGMFTAGDPEPVRLALRRLAAMRSHMRAVNLGETPDPAASTGVGMDVGSLEAMYRLLAVAKYEDRYVIPTAAVGQAHDLEGIATTCSVGDEPAPGGRTDLFVWRDGERPAGMFPTLREKGKP